GGGTCTCCACCTTGTAGCCGTTCTCATTGGAAACGTAGCCCTCTCCCGACTGCACCGACTCCTGGTCCACCATCAACCCATCCTGGCTGTTCTCCTCTGGCTGGGGCGGCGCTTCGCCCGTTTCGCCCGCCTCCCCGTTACCCACGTCGTCCTGCTCGGCCGAGGGGAGCAGGAGAGAGCCATGCCGGTCCTCCCTGCGCTCCCCGCCACCccgctccctgtctctcttatGCTCCCTGTCCTTCTCCCTGTCCCCCCTGTGCCTCTCCCGGTCCCTCTCCCGGTCCTTGTCCCTGTGGCTGCGCCTCCGGTCACGGTCccgctccctgtctctgtcccgcTCCCTCCCGCCACGCTCCTCTgccacctctcccccttcctcaccCACACTAGGCTCTTCAGgcatcttctctcctccctcccccatcataccctgtctcttatacacatctagatgtgtataagagacagctcttgGACATGCACATGACATTTCCTTACTCTCCCCCCCCATTTTCAACCTTGTTCaaaaaccaggtttccatccaacctttttatgcaaagTACGGCAGATAAAAAGTAATGACAGGCCTGACGGAAACAGATTTTTGGGTAAATTATCCAAATGTCAACTAGACAAGGTGGAATATGtgttggtaaaattaattatgcgagaaatgtcagtggaaacaattatgcgcaaatattgatacaaTAACCATCATTTggaagtaaacttgggagtcacgcgatgacatgtggtcctcccactactaGTCGGAAAAGCGCGCGGTTCATTAAACTACAGATTACATAAATTAATGAACTTCAcagagtggtgaaagtgcacggtaatTAGCTTGATGttactttccaataaatatttagggtcttattctggtgacatgatagtcgatgcttggctgctgtttgaaAAATAAAGTCTCACTCTTTTGTCCACatctcatgtaggctatatgtgcgCTCTAGCCAAACATCGTGCTGTTGGTTAGAGAACATATGCCAATAACAAAGTGGGCACACGCTATATAACGCATTTTTTTTGTAACAATCAGTGGGGTTAAATGTGATAAGGAAAAGATAGTTCAATGGGTTTCGATACAtcggaatttaaccgcaaaatgcatttttatttgcACTACATCACGCAGCCTTTTATTTGCAACAAGTCAATTAGATGGAAACATCTTTGGTGGGAAAACGCA
The Salvelinus sp. IW2-2015 unplaced genomic scaffold, ASM291031v2 Un_scaffold12795, whole genome shotgun sequence genome window above contains:
- the LOC112080199 gene encoding U1 small nuclear ribonucleoprotein 70 kDa-like, whose amino-acid sequence is MMGEGGEKMPEEPSVGEEGGEVAEERGGRERDRDRERDRDRRRSHRDKDRERDRERHRGDREKDREHKRDRERGGGERREDRHGSLLLPSAEQDDVGNGEAGETGEAPPQPEENSQDGLMVDQESVQSGEGYVSNENGYKVETQADEY